One part of the Marinobacterium rhizophilum genome encodes these proteins:
- a CDS encoding DUF1329 domain-containing protein, producing the protein MTSKTPSLLPSLTAMLLSCALTSAAQAELSPQDLAKLGTSLTLVGAEKAGNADGSIPAYSGGLTTAPADFKAGDHLRPNPFAGEKPTLIINNANLDQYRDLLTATTTELIQRFPTFRVDVYPTHRTAALPQANLDNTLKNAAQARTTEAGLALENVLPGVPFPIPQSGTEAMWNHLLRFQGQAYQTKYDSWNVDAAGVATLATTGTAYNDYPIYHDMNKTVAAEDIYYRSKIYYSGPARRAGEALMVQDAVNPLQQPRKAWQYLPGQRRVKLAPSLAHDTPNPGTAGSSTFDDIFVFSGAMDRYDWTLVGKKEMIVPYNTYDLTYIDDAQKLTTPNHLSSDAVRWEKHRVWVVEARLKGDKRHIYQTRTFYLDEDSWVALASDEYDARGQLYRGSYAFLSQSYDVAIPDATPHMVYDLIGGTYNINGVVGPYGGIGYSEPLSATKWAPQSLAGAGIR; encoded by the coding sequence ATGACATCCAAGACCCCATCCCTGCTGCCATCACTCACAGCCATGCTGCTGAGCTGCGCCCTGACCTCGGCCGCCCAGGCCGAACTGAGCCCGCAGGACCTCGCCAAACTCGGTACCAGCCTGACCCTCGTTGGCGCCGAAAAGGCCGGCAACGCCGACGGCTCCATTCCTGCCTATAGCGGTGGGCTGACCACCGCGCCTGCCGATTTCAAGGCCGGCGACCACCTGCGCCCCAACCCCTTCGCAGGGGAAAAACCAACGCTGATCATCAACAACGCAAACCTCGATCAGTACCGGGACCTGCTGACAGCGACCACGACCGAGCTGATCCAGCGATTCCCTACCTTTCGCGTCGACGTTTATCCGACCCACCGGACCGCGGCCCTGCCCCAGGCCAACCTCGACAACACCCTGAAGAACGCCGCCCAGGCCCGCACCACTGAGGCGGGACTCGCGCTGGAAAACGTGCTGCCGGGCGTTCCCTTTCCGATACCGCAATCCGGCACTGAAGCCATGTGGAACCATCTGCTGCGCTTCCAGGGCCAGGCGTACCAAACCAAGTACGATTCCTGGAATGTCGACGCGGCCGGTGTCGCCACCCTGGCGACCACCGGCACGGCGTACAACGACTACCCGATTTACCACGACATGAACAAAACCGTCGCTGCCGAGGATATCTACTACCGCTCCAAGATTTACTACAGCGGCCCGGCCCGTCGAGCCGGCGAAGCACTGATGGTGCAGGATGCCGTCAATCCGCTGCAGCAGCCGCGCAAAGCTTGGCAGTACCTGCCGGGACAACGTCGCGTGAAACTGGCGCCGAGCCTGGCCCATGACACCCCGAACCCGGGCACCGCCGGTTCCTCCACCTTCGACGACATCTTTGTCTTCAGCGGCGCCATGGACCGCTACGACTGGACGCTGGTGGGCAAGAAGGAAATGATCGTGCCCTATAACACCTACGATCTGACCTACATCGACGATGCGCAGAAACTGACGACGCCGAACCACCTGTCGTCGGACGCCGTGCGCTGGGAAAAACACCGTGTCTGGGTGGTTGAAGCCCGCCTGAAAGGTGACAAACGGCATATCTACCAGACCCGTACCTTCTACCTTGACGAGGACAGCTGGGTAGCCCTGGCATCCGATGAATACGATGCACGCGGGCAGCTTTACCGTGGTTCCTATGCGTTTCTGTCCCAGAGCTATGACGTGGCTATTCCCGATGCCACGCCCCATATGGTGTATGACCTGATCGGCGGCACCTACAACATCAACGGTGTTGTCGGCCCCTATGGCGGCATCGGCTACAGCGAGCCGCTGTCCGCGACCAAGTGGGCCCCGCAGTCCCTGGCAGGCGCTGGCATACGCTAA
- a CDS encoding DUF1302 domain-containing protein: protein MKNNNRFSPLLCRRLLGSAILAAMGTSQVQAFEIDTGNPDLSIRFDNTVKLSYGQRVESRNGTIANTANFNDGNLNFDRGDAVNERADLLSELDVIYKDRMGFRVSGAAWYDHAYSNIGNPDNPYPGGGGNAGNLVSADPAGSVIIGGPADSRGLSNFADRYYHGPSGELLDAFVFYNGEIGESLFNVKLGSHTQYWGETLFNAANGINYGQSALDLGKLYSVPGTEAKELFIPRNQLSASLTLTPELTLGAQYFLEFANSRFPESGTYWGPYDMMLDGGEAFWLPIPASNAFYAAPRGSDVRPRNTGDFGLMASWSPMWLDGTLGFFYRNTSDTLPNLLVDAPNLHLGGVAGLEDLSYFTAYGDDIDIYGISLAKSIGPVSVGVDLNYRHNMTLASNFTTVNSTLYDAGQAGVINGANIIGERPAAGETGLARGDTLHLVVNGLVAFGDTPLWDASVLAVEGALTHLVDVNEAEQTFKGHSSYRGIDKVTTNAYTLAASFTPTWYQLLPGFNLSMPISANLGLSGNSAVQFGGNEGAGSFSVGLSGDLYQKYRFDLKYVDAFGSFDTCTTGNDNNTPGANGGYQCIPGQITSQASLAPLLKDRGMVVASFKTTF from the coding sequence ATGAAAAATAACAACCGTTTTTCACCTTTGCTGTGTCGCAGGCTCCTTGGCTCCGCCATCCTCGCGGCGATGGGAACATCTCAGGTCCAGGCCTTTGAGATCGACACCGGCAATCCGGACCTGTCCATTCGTTTCGACAACACCGTCAAGCTGAGCTACGGCCAGCGCGTTGAGAGCAGGAACGGAACCATCGCCAACACCGCCAACTTCAACGATGGCAACCTGAATTTCGACCGTGGCGACGCCGTCAACGAACGTGCCGACCTGCTGAGTGAACTGGACGTCATCTACAAGGACCGGATGGGTTTTCGGGTCAGCGGTGCCGCCTGGTATGACCACGCATACAGCAATATCGGCAACCCCGACAATCCCTATCCCGGTGGTGGCGGCAATGCAGGCAACCTGGTGTCCGCAGACCCTGCGGGCAGCGTTATCATCGGCGGTCCAGCGGATTCCCGCGGGCTCAGCAATTTCGCCGATCGCTACTATCACGGCCCGTCGGGCGAACTGCTCGATGCCTTCGTTTTCTACAACGGCGAGATCGGCGAGTCGCTGTTCAACGTCAAGCTGGGCAGCCATACCCAGTACTGGGGCGAAACCCTGTTCAACGCCGCCAACGGCATCAACTACGGCCAGTCGGCACTGGATCTGGGAAAGCTCTACAGCGTCCCCGGTACCGAGGCCAAGGAGCTATTCATCCCGCGCAACCAGCTGTCCGCGTCACTCACACTGACGCCGGAGCTGACCCTGGGAGCCCAATACTTTCTCGAATTCGCCAACTCCAGGTTCCCCGAAAGCGGCACCTACTGGGGCCCCTACGACATGATGCTGGATGGCGGCGAAGCCTTCTGGTTGCCGATTCCGGCGTCCAACGCCTTCTACGCAGCCCCACGGGGCAGCGATGTCAGGCCACGAAATACCGGTGACTTCGGCCTGATGGCCTCCTGGAGCCCTATGTGGCTGGACGGCACCCTGGGATTCTTCTATCGCAACACCTCGGACACCCTGCCGAATCTGCTGGTTGATGCCCCGAACTTGCATCTGGGCGGCGTTGCCGGCCTTGAGGATCTCAGCTATTTCACCGCCTACGGCGACGATATCGATATTTATGGGATCAGTCTGGCCAAGAGTATCGGCCCGGTCAGCGTTGGCGTGGACCTCAACTACCGTCATAACATGACGCTGGCCAGCAACTTCACCACCGTAAACTCGACGCTCTACGACGCCGGCCAGGCCGGTGTGATCAATGGCGCGAACATTATCGGCGAAAGGCCTGCTGCGGGTGAAACGGGGCTGGCCCGCGGGGACACCCTGCACCTGGTGGTGAACGGCCTGGTGGCCTTCGGCGACACCCCGCTGTGGGATGCCTCGGTACTGGCAGTCGAGGGGGCGCTGACGCACCTGGTGGATGTCAACGAGGCCGAACAGACCTTCAAGGGCCATTCAAGCTACCGCGGCATCGACAAGGTCACGACCAATGCCTACACCCTGGCCGCCAGCTTCACCCCGACCTGGTACCAGCTCCTCCCCGGCTTCAACCTGTCGATGCCGATCAGCGCCAACCTGGGGCTCAGCGGCAATTCCGCGGTCCAGTTCGGCGGCAATGAGGGTGCCGGCAGCTTCTCCGTCGGGCTCAGCGGCGACCTCTACCAGAAGTACCGCTTTGATCTCAAGTATGTCGACGCCTTCGGCTCCTTCGACACCTGCACCACCGGCAACGACAACAACACCCCCGGCGCCAACGGCGGCTACCAGTGCATCCCGGGACAGATCACCTCCCAGGCCAGCCTGGCGCCGCTCTTGAAGGACCGCGGCATGGTCGTCGCGTCCTTCAAGACTACTTTCTAA
- a CDS encoding RBBP9/YdeN family alpha/beta hydrolase has product MTLPSTQTTVLIIPGLRDHVADHWQTHLASRLPRVRSVALLETDKLSLDARVEAIQRELEQIEGPVILVAHSAGVLMVAHWAAKYQRPIKGALLAAAPDLEASWPDSYPQPETLRSHGWAPLPRQPLPFPSILAASTNDYLAGFEAAATMASDWNAQLVNLGEVGHLNPASGYGDWPQADEFIRQLDAQ; this is encoded by the coding sequence GTGACTCTACCCTCGACTCAAACAACCGTGCTGATCATTCCGGGCCTGCGCGATCATGTGGCCGATCATTGGCAAACTCATCTGGCGTCCCGGCTGCCGCGCGTGCGCTCGGTAGCGCTGCTGGAAACCGACAAACTCAGCCTGGATGCGCGCGTCGAGGCAATCCAGCGGGAACTTGAGCAGATCGAAGGACCGGTGATCCTGGTCGCACACAGCGCCGGCGTGTTGATGGTCGCCCATTGGGCAGCGAAGTATCAGCGCCCGATCAAGGGCGCATTGCTGGCGGCAGCGCCGGATCTGGAAGCCTCCTGGCCAGACAGTTACCCGCAACCCGAGACCCTGCGCAGCCACGGCTGGGCCCCCCTGCCCCGCCAGCCGCTGCCGTTCCCGAGCATTCTGGCCGCCAGCACCAACGACTACCTAGCCGGCTTCGAAGCGGCCGCCACGATGGCCAGTGACTGGAATGCACAACTGGTCAATCTCGGCGAGGTCGGGCACCTCAACCCCGCATCGGGTTACGGCGACTGGCCACAGGCGGATGAGTTCATCCGCCAGCTCGACGCTCAGTAG
- a CDS encoding YeiH family protein: MISSLAASLPNRTRALAPGFAVSLIVAAAASFLSEHYGVPVMLFALLLGMALNFLADDNKCKAGIEFTARSVLRLGVALLGLRITLEQIAGLGWKPMALVILLVVTTILVSVIAAKMLGFPRLFGMLTGGATAICGASAALALAAALPSHPQKERATLFTVIGVSALSTLAMILYPMIAEFFGLSPQLAGIFLGATIHDVAQVVGAGYSMSSETGDTATVVKLMRVAMLLPVILCAAMITRAQGVDAGGKKPPLLPWFAVGFILLACLNSTGWLTPSLQGLGSDLSRGCLVIAISALGMKTRLGELAAVGIKPILLMVGESIFLIALVLLVLHWGF; encoded by the coding sequence ATGATTTCCAGCCTCGCTGCCAGCCTCCCCAACCGCACCCGCGCCCTGGCCCCCGGCTTCGCCGTCAGCCTGATCGTCGCAGCGGCGGCCAGCTTCCTGTCGGAGCACTACGGCGTACCGGTCATGCTGTTTGCCCTGCTGCTGGGGATGGCGCTGAACTTCCTGGCCGATGACAACAAATGCAAGGCAGGCATCGAGTTCACCGCCCGCAGCGTGCTGCGCCTGGGTGTTGCTCTGCTCGGCCTGCGCATCACTCTGGAGCAGATCGCCGGGCTTGGCTGGAAACCGATGGCACTGGTTATCCTGCTGGTCGTCACGACCATCCTGGTGTCGGTCATCGCGGCGAAAATGCTCGGTTTCCCACGCCTGTTCGGCATGCTGACCGGGGGCGCCACCGCCATCTGTGGCGCCTCGGCCGCCCTGGCGCTGGCCGCGGCCTTGCCATCGCACCCGCAGAAGGAGCGTGCCACCCTGTTCACGGTTATCGGCGTATCCGCACTGTCGACCCTGGCGATGATTCTGTACCCGATGATCGCCGAATTCTTCGGCCTGTCACCGCAGCTGGCGGGGATCTTCCTCGGCGCCACCATCCATGACGTCGCCCAAGTGGTCGGAGCCGGCTACAGCATGTCGAGCGAAACGGGCGACACCGCCACCGTCGTCAAGTTGATGCGCGTCGCCATGCTGTTGCCGGTCATTCTCTGCGCGGCCATGATTACCCGCGCCCAGGGCGTCGATGCCGGCGGCAAAAAGCCGCCGCTGCTGCCCTGGTTTGCCGTAGGCTTTATTCTGCTGGCCTGCCTGAACAGCACCGGCTGGCTGACGCCGAGCCTGCAAGGCCTGGGCTCAGACCTGTCGCGCGGATGTCTCGTTATCGCCATCAGTGCCCTGGGGATGAAAACCCGACTGGGAGAACTGGCGGCCGTCGGCATCAAACCGATTCTGTTGATGGTCGGCGAATCCATCTTCCTCATCGCACTGGTGCTGCTTGTCCTGCACTGGGGGTTTTGA
- a CDS encoding Rieske (2Fe-2S) protein, with product MSHPLEVPAEKIPAPGQRTLLRWNDRNLLLFNVAGQLHAIDDSCPHQGASLFGGRLEGHTLQCSAHGLRFDLATGYLLNSTRVCVTRFPVETLEGRVFIIVAKEPKE from the coding sequence ATGAGTCACCCACTTGAAGTTCCGGCAGAAAAGATCCCGGCACCGGGTCAGCGCACCTTGCTGCGGTGGAATGACCGAAACCTGCTGTTGTTCAATGTCGCGGGGCAGCTGCACGCTATTGACGACAGCTGCCCGCATCAGGGCGCATCGCTGTTCGGCGGACGCCTAGAGGGGCACACCCTCCAGTGCAGTGCCCACGGGCTGCGTTTTGATCTCGCCACCGGCTACCTGCTCAATTCCACCCGCGTCTGCGTCACGCGTTTCCCGGTCGAAACGCTCGAGGGGCGCGTTTTTATCATTGTTGCCAAGGAGCCCAAGGAATGA
- a CDS encoding DsbA family oxidoreductase, translated as MNRTLTIDVYFDVICPWCLIGKRHLDTTLAQLRADQPDIVIEINWHGVQLLPQLPAQGLPFADFYRQRLGSETAVRARQHQVQQAAEAAGVELDLSRIRTMPNTADVHRLFQQAARSASPAQQDTLLERIFAAYFTNGEDLGDGETLRTLSRESGISPAAIEHCLLGDGKPFQGEPGAPAVQSVPGFVFNGIRTLSGAQPVDVLEGAIYRLLSLTDRCGLPA; from the coding sequence ATGAACCGCACCCTGACCATCGACGTCTATTTCGACGTGATCTGTCCCTGGTGCCTGATCGGCAAACGCCACCTGGATACAACGCTCGCCCAGCTGCGTGCCGATCAACCCGATATCGTCATCGAAATAAACTGGCACGGTGTGCAGTTGTTGCCACAGCTGCCGGCACAGGGCCTGCCGTTCGCCGATTTTTACCGCCAGCGCCTGGGCAGCGAGACGGCCGTGCGCGCGCGCCAGCATCAGGTCCAACAGGCAGCGGAGGCTGCCGGTGTGGAACTGGATCTGTCGCGCATCAGGACCATGCCCAATACAGCCGATGTCCATCGACTGTTCCAGCAGGCGGCTCGTAGCGCCAGCCCGGCACAACAGGATACGCTGCTGGAACGGATTTTCGCGGCCTACTTCACCAACGGCGAGGACCTGGGTGATGGCGAGACCCTGCGCACCCTCTCCCGGGAATCGGGTATATCGCCGGCCGCTATCGAGCACTGCCTGCTCGGCGATGGCAAGCCCTTCCAGGGCGAGCCCGGCGCACCGGCTGTCCAGAGCGTGCCCGGATTCGTGTTCAACGGCATACGAACCCTGTCCGGCGCCCAGCCTGTCGATGTGCTTGAAGGCGCCATTTACCGGCTGCTGTCACTGACCGACCGCTGCGGACTGCCGGCATGA
- a CDS encoding MFS transporter has protein sequence MAHFHAAVDDTNDYTPNVPRTYAWIVFALTFGLLISDYMSRQVLNAVFPLIKGEWTLTDYQLGLLSGIVALMVGLLTFPLSLFADRWGRVRSLALMAALWSLATLGCALAQTYEQMFVARFLVGVGEAAYGSVGIAVVLSVFPKHLRATLAGAFMAGGMFGSVLGVGLGGLIAAHLGWRGAFAAMALFGLCLAVLYPIVVREKRIAPRRVTTNTPSATEKRPLRTLFSSRSVRCAYAGSGLQLFVGGTMIVWMPSYLNRYYEMGTDKAGAVAAVILLCSGVGMILCGMLSDRLCLHSPARKISLAVVYCLGSCGLLSLAFVLPHGPAQLVLICLGMTLAAGTSGPASAMVANLTHYSVHGTAFATLTLANNLLGLAPGPFITGKISDLIGLQGAFQLVPLVSIAAAAVFLYAKRSYLRDIARLAAPVPDAPATAAPLETRS, from the coding sequence ATGGCGCACTTTCATGCTGCGGTGGACGATACCAACGACTACACACCCAACGTGCCTCGCACCTACGCCTGGATCGTATTCGCCCTGACCTTCGGGCTGCTGATTTCCGACTATATGTCGCGCCAGGTTCTCAATGCGGTCTTCCCCCTGATCAAGGGTGAATGGACCCTGACGGATTATCAGCTCGGACTGCTCAGCGGCATCGTTGCGCTGATGGTCGGGCTGCTGACCTTCCCGCTGTCCCTGTTCGCCGACCGCTGGGGCCGGGTCAGGAGCCTGGCCCTGATGGCAGCCCTGTGGAGCCTGGCGACGCTCGGTTGCGCCCTGGCACAAACCTATGAGCAGATGTTCGTGGCCCGTTTCCTGGTTGGCGTTGGCGAAGCGGCCTACGGCAGCGTCGGCATTGCCGTGGTGCTTTCGGTGTTTCCAAAGCACCTGCGGGCGACGCTGGCCGGAGCCTTCATGGCCGGCGGCATGTTCGGCTCGGTGCTGGGTGTCGGACTGGGTGGCTTGATCGCCGCGCACCTGGGCTGGCGGGGTGCCTTTGCCGCCATGGCACTGTTCGGACTCTGCCTGGCCGTACTCTACCCCATCGTCGTGCGCGAGAAACGCATCGCGCCACGCCGGGTAACCACCAACACTCCCTCTGCCACGGAAAAACGCCCTCTGCGCACACTGTTCAGCAGTCGCTCGGTACGCTGCGCCTATGCCGGCAGCGGCCTGCAGCTCTTCGTCGGCGGTACCATGATTGTCTGGATGCCGAGCTACTTGAACCGCTATTACGAAATGGGCACCGACAAGGCCGGCGCCGTCGCCGCCGTCATCCTGCTCTGCAGTGGCGTCGGCATGATTCTGTGCGGCATGCTCAGCGATCGCCTGTGCCTGCACTCACCGGCACGCAAGATATCGCTGGCCGTTGTCTATTGCCTGGGCAGTTGCGGGCTGCTGTCGCTGGCATTCGTTCTACCCCACGGCCCAGCGCAACTGGTGCTGATCTGCCTGGGCATGACGCTCGCTGCGGGTACCAGTGGCCCCGCCAGTGCCATGGTCGCGAACCTCACTCACTATTCGGTGCACGGCACGGCCTTCGCCACCCTGACACTGGCCAACAATCTGCTCGGTCTGGCCCCAGGCCCTTTCATCACCGGCAAGATTTCCGACCTTATCGGCCTGCAGGGAGCCTTTCAGCTAGTGCCACTGGTCAGCATCGCCGCCGCTGCCGTATTCCTGTACGCAAAACGCAGCTACCTGCGGGATATCGCCAGGCTCGCGGCCCCGGTTCCCGATGCGCCCGCAACGGCCGCCCCCCTGGAGACCCGCTCATGA